A stretch of Malus sylvestris chromosome 11, drMalSylv7.2, whole genome shotgun sequence DNA encodes these proteins:
- the LOC126591238 gene encoding SWR1 complex subunit 6-like isoform X3: MDDDGSNPLRRMSSRTRKVASKMTAALQSSDNRTQAAFARLEALENDNAGLETVEVNDDAEASLDDDDVFITKKQSKGTKRKTRQAKALEAKKAPRTFLELVHEANLDSLPPYVPSYLKAAVGPPSSTSCRHFCTVCGSAATYTCVRCGVRFCSGRCQNIHNDTRCLKFVA, from the exons ATGGACGACGATGGGTCCAACCCATTGCGCCGAATGTCGAGTCGAACTCGAAAGGTTGCTTCGAAAATGACTGCTGCCCTACAGAGCAGTGACAACCGCACGCAG GCTGCCTTTGCTAGGCTTGAAGCTTTGGAAAATGATAATGCTGGTTTGGAGACGGTAGAAGTTAACGACGATGCTGAAGCTTCTCTTGACGATGATGATG TGTTTATAACAAAGAAGCAGTCTAAGGGCACCAAGCGTAAAACTCGGCAGGCAAAAGCTCTCGAGGCCAAGAAGGCCCCAAGAACATTCCTGGAGCTTGTACATGAG GCAAATCTCGACTCCTTGCCTCCTTATGTACCTTCCTATTTGAAGGCAGCAGTGGGACCACCAAGCTCTACCTCCTGCCGCCATTTCTGCACTGTTTGTGGTTCTGCTGCCACCTACACATGTGTGAGGTGTGGGGTGCGCTTCTGCTCAGGTCGTTGCCAGAATATACACAATGATACTCGATGTCTGAAGTTTGTTGCCTGA
- the LOC126591239 gene encoding laccase-3-like encodes MEASKLTLLLGLLALLTFLASFSAAEVHFYEFIVEARPVTRLCRTLSTITVNGQFPGPTLEVRNGDSVAVKVTNRARYNITIHWHGLKQQNNPWADGPEYVTQCPIQPGATYTYRFTIKDQEGTLWWHAHSRWLRATVYGALIIYPRLGSPYPFPMPKREVPILLGEWFDRDPQDVMRLAAFTGGAPNVSDAYTINGQPGDLYRCSRQETIRIPVVSGESLLLRVINSALNQELFFTVANHQLTVVGADASYTRPFTTRVIMIGPGQTTDVLLTADQRPARYYMAARAYATAQNAPFDNTTTTAILEYKNAASSNQGLAPVFPTLPAYNDTATATAYTAQIKSPSQVRVPTQIDEYLFFTVGLGLYNCTVPNSPRCQGPNNTRFAASMNNVSFVLPRTNSLMQAAYYGVPGVFTTDFPPIPPVQFNYTGNVPRGLWSPRRGTKLYRLKYCANVQIVLQDTSIVTTEDHPMHLHGYHFYVIGSGFGNYNPSTDPARFNLIDPPQRNTIGTPPGGWVAIRFKADNPGVWLMHCHLDSHLFLGLAMAFLVENGIGPLQSVIPPPPDLPRC; translated from the exons ATGGAGGCCTCCAAACTTACCCTTCTGCTTGGCCTTCTTGCCTTGCTCACTTTCTTAGCTTCCTTCTCAGCTGCAGAAGTTCACTTCTATGAATTCATC GTTGAAGCGAGGCCGGTCACGAGGCTGTGCAGAACCCTCAGCACAATCACAGTCAATGGCCAGTTCCCAGGTCCAACTTTGGAAGTCAGAAATGGAGATTCCGTTGCCGTCAAAGTTACCAACAGAGCAAGATACAACATCACCATCCACTG GCATGGACTGAAGCAGCAGAACAATCCATGGGCAGATGGTCCGGAATACGTCACACAGTGCCCTATCCAACCAGGAGCTACCTACACATACAGGTTCACAATCAAAGACCAAGAGGGCACTTTGTGGTGGCATGCTCACAGCAGATGGCTCAGAGCCACTGTCTATGGAGCCCTCATAATCTACCCTAGATTGGGTTCTCCCTACCCCTTCCCGATGCCAAAACGAGAAGTTCCCATTCTTCTTGGGGAATGGTTTGATCGAGACCCCCAAGATGTCATGAGGCTGGCGGCTTTCACAGGAGGAGCACCAAATGTCTCTGATGCATACACCATTAATGGCCAGCCTGGTGATCTTTACAGATGTTCCAGACAAG AAACCATTCGAATTCCAGTCGTATCTGGCGAGTCACTTCTCCTGAGAGTCATCAACTCTGCACTCAATCAAGAACTCTTCTTTACCGTTGCCAACCACCAACTGACTGTTGTGGGCGCTGACGCATCTTACACAAGACCTTTCACAACCAGAGTTATCATGATAGGCCCTGGCCAAACAACCGATGTTCTGCTTACTGCTGATCAGCGCCCTGCTCGGTACTACATGGCTGCTCGTGCCTATGCGACTGCCCAGAATGCGCCCTTCGACAATACCACCACCACTGCTATCCTTGAGTACAAGAATGCTGCTTCTTCAAATCAAGGTTTAGCACCAGTATTTCCTACATTGCCAGCTTACAACGATACAGCAACTGCTACTGCATACACTGCTCAGATAAAGAGCCCATCCCAGGTCAGAGTCCCCACGCAGATTGACGAGTACCTGTTTTTCACTGTGGGTTTAGGACTTTATAACTGCACAGTTCCCAACAGCCCTCGGTGTCAAGGACCAAACAACACCCGCTTTGCAGCCAGCATGAACAATGTTTCCTTTGTATTACCAAGAACCAACTCCTTAATGCAAGCTGCCTACTATGGTGTACCCGGTGTCTTCACCACAGACTTTCCACCTATTCCTCCTGTGCAATTCAATTATACCGGAAATGTGCCCCGGGGGCTATGGTCACCTCGTCGTGGAACTAAGCTTTACAGGTTGAAGTATTGTGCTAATGTACAAATAGTGCTTCAGGACACAAGTATAGTGACTACTGAGGACCATCCTATGCATCTTCATGGGTACCATTTCTATGTGATTGGATCAGGATTTGGAAACTACAACCCCAGCACAGATCCAGCGAGATTCAACCTCATCGACCCGCCACAGAGAAATACCATCGGAACACCTCCAGGGGGATGGGTAGCTATACGATTTAAGGCTGATAATCCAG GTGTCTGGCTGATGCACTGTCACTTAGATTCACATCTCTTCCTGGGTTTGGCTATGGCTTTTCTAGTCGAGAACGGAATTGGACCATTACAGTCTGTAATTCCCCCTCCACCAGATCTACCCCGATGCTAA